In a genomic window of Henningerozyma blattae CBS 6284 chromosome 9, complete genome:
- the FAL1 gene encoding ATP-dependent RNA helicase FAL1 (similar to Saccharomyces cerevisiae FAL1 (YDR021W); ancestral locus Anc_3.249), whose amino-acid sequence MSFNRESDKQLKFKTSKKLKISSSFESMKLKDDLLRGIYSYGFEAPSAIQSRAITQIISGKDVIAQAQSGTGKTATFTIGMLQAIDLKNKDLQALILSPTRELASQIHQVVSNLGDYMNVQSFAITGGKTMKDDIKKIQRNGCQVVSGTPGRVLDMFKRQMLKSRNIKMLILDEADELLSETLGFKQQIYDIFTKLPPSCQVVVVSATMNKDILEITKKFMNDPVKILVKRDEISLEGIKQYYVNVEREEWKFDTLCDLYDSLTITQCVIFCNSKKKVDWLSQKLIQNNFAIVSMHGDMEQDERDRVMNEFRTGQSRVLVSTDVWARGIDVQQVSLVINYDLCENLENYIHRIGRSGRFGRKGIAINFITKNDVLLLKQIEKIIKLR is encoded by the coding sequence atgtCATTTAATAGAGAATCCgataaacaattaaaattcaaaacatCCAAGAAacttaaaatttcatctaGTTTTGAATCtatgaaattaaaagatgattTACTTCGAGGTATTTATTCTTATGGATTTGAAGCGCCATCTGCTATTCAATCTCGTGCCATCACTCAAATAATATCAGGTAAAGATGTAATTGCTCAAGCACAATCTGGGACAGGTAAAACAGCTACTTTCACCATTGGTATGTTACAAGccattgatttaaaaaataaagatttacaagcattaatattatcaccCACAAGAGAATTAGCTAGTCAAATCCATCAAGTAGTGAGTAATCTAGGAGATTATATGAATGTTCAATCGTTTGCCATTACAGGTGGTAAAACCATGaaagatgatattaaaaagataCAAAGGAATGGTTGTCAAGTAGTTAGTGGTACACCAGGTAGAGTCTTAGATATGTTTAAAAGACAAATGTTGAAAAGTAGGAATATCAAGATGTTAATATTAGATGAAGcagatgaattattaagtGAAACATTAGGTTTTAAACAACAAATTTATGATATTTTCACAAAACTTCCACCAAGTTGTCAAGTTGTTGTGGTAAGTGCCACTAtgaataaagatattttagaaattactaaaaaatttatgaatGATCCCGTGAAAATTTTGGTTAAAAGAGATGAAATATCATTAGAGGGGATTAAACAATATTATGTTAATGTGGAAAGAGAAGAATGGAAATTTGATACTTTATGTGATTTATATGATTCCTTAACGATAACGCAATGTGTTATATTTTGCAATAGTAAGAAAAAAGTGGATTGGCTTTcacaaaaattaattcaaaataattttgcgATTGTTTCCATGCATGGTGATATGGAACAAGATGAAAGAGATCGAGTGATGAATGAATTTAGAACGGGGCAATCAAGAGTATTAGTCTCTACGGATGTTTGGGCACGTGGGATTGATGTTCAACAAGTATCATTAGTTATTAATTATGATTTATGTGAGAACTTggaaaattatattcatcGTATTGGTAGAAGTGGGAGATTTGGTAGAAAAGGTATTgctattaattttattaccaAGAATGATgttttacttttaaaacaaattgaaaaaattatcaaattaaGATAA